A single window of Meiothermus sp. DNA harbors:
- the purH gene encoding bifunctional phosphoribosylaminoimidazolecarboxamide formyltransferase/IMP cyclohydrolase, protein MRALLSVSNKAGLVEFARGLVELGFELVSTGGTHKTLQAAGLPVTYISEVTGFPEILDGRVKTLHPHIHAGLLATKSPQHEAELQAHHLTRIDLLCVNLYPFRETLARGASFEECLENIDIGGPAMLRAAAKNHEAVLPVCDPADYGEVLQALQTGISSQFRRRLAHKAFAHTAAYDAAIAEFLAFEKFPQTKLLTLERLPGVSLRYGENPHQEAALYALEGQTGPVLHAQVLAGKPMGFNNYADADAAWALVSEFELPACVAVKHANPCGVALADHPKTAWEQARDADTLSVFGGVVAFNRPVDLETAMATRGTFLEVLIAPEVSAEALEWFRHKKPDLRVLVAARQNADRQEFRPLVGGFLAQDRDTRRWEELSLQYVTERIPTPEELLDLKFAWYVSKHTRSNSVVLAKHGVTVGLGTGAVSRIWAAERAIQNAGERARGAVLASEAFFPFDDVVRVAAAAGVTAIVQPGGAKRDAEVIAACNELGLAMVFTGSRHFKH, encoded by the coding sequence ATGCGTGCGCTGTTGTCGGTATCTAACAAAGCGGGTCTGGTGGAGTTTGCCCGAGGTTTAGTGGAGTTGGGGTTTGAGCTGGTGTCTACCGGCGGAACCCACAAAACCCTACAGGCGGCAGGGCTGCCGGTAACCTATATATCCGAGGTTACGGGCTTTCCGGAGATTTTGGACGGGCGGGTCAAGACCCTGCACCCCCATATTCACGCAGGTTTGCTGGCCACCAAGAGCCCCCAGCACGAGGCCGAGCTGCAGGCCCACCACCTGACGCGTATAGACCTGCTTTGCGTGAATCTTTACCCGTTTCGGGAAACCCTGGCACGGGGGGCTTCCTTTGAAGAGTGCCTCGAGAACATAGACATCGGTGGGCCGGCCATGCTACGGGCTGCCGCCAAAAACCACGAGGCCGTGCTGCCGGTTTGCGACCCCGCCGACTATGGGGAGGTTTTGCAAGCCTTGCAGACGGGCATTAGCAGCCAGTTCCGCCGCCGACTGGCCCACAAGGCCTTTGCCCATACCGCTGCCTACGATGCGGCCATTGCCGAGTTTTTGGCCTTTGAGAAATTCCCCCAGACCAAACTGCTCACCCTGGAGCGCCTGCCGGGGGTTTCGCTTCGCTACGGGGAGAACCCCCACCAGGAGGCTGCTCTATACGCGCTCGAGGGCCAAACCGGCCCAGTGCTGCACGCGCAGGTGTTGGCCGGTAAGCCCATGGGCTTCAACAACTACGCCGACGCCGACGCAGCCTGGGCCTTGGTCTCGGAGTTCGAGCTACCCGCTTGTGTGGCCGTCAAGCACGCCAACCCCTGCGGGGTGGCTCTGGCTGACCACCCCAAAACCGCCTGGGAACAGGCCCGTGATGCCGACACGCTCTCGGTGTTCGGGGGGGTGGTGGCCTTCAATCGCCCGGTGGACTTAGAGACCGCCATGGCTACCCGGGGGACGTTCCTCGAGGTGCTCATTGCCCCCGAGGTAAGCGCCGAGGCCTTGGAGTGGTTCCGCCACAAAAAACCCGACCTACGGGTGCTGGTAGCGGCCCGGCAGAATGCCGACCGTCAGGAGTTCCGCCCCCTGGTAGGAGGCTTTCTGGCCCAGGATCGGGACACGCGTCGCTGGGAGGAACTTTCCCTACAGTATGTAACCGAGCGCATTCCTACCCCAGAGGAGCTTCTAGACCTCAAATTCGCCTGGTATGTGAGCAAGCACACCCGCTCAAACAGCGTGGTGCTAGCCAAACATGGCGTAACCGTGGGCCTGGGTACCGGTGCGGTTAGCCGTATCTGGGCCGCCGAACGGGCTATTCAGAATGCCGGCGAACGGGCCAGAGGTGCAGTTCTGGCCTCCGAAGCCTTTTTCCCCTTCGACGATGTGGTACGTGTAGCGGCGGCGGCTGGAGTCACGGCCATTGTGCAGCCCGGCGGCGCCAAACGCGATGCAGAGGTGATAGCGGCCTGCAACGAGCTGGGCCTGGCCATGGTCTTTACCGGCTCGCGTCATTTCAAGCATTAG
- the murF gene encoding UDP-N-acetylmuramoyl-tripeptide--D-alanyl-D-alanine ligase, giving the protein MVGIKADKELRPDWVASLTGGKLHEGAAVAHDLHWDSRQVAPGVAFFALPGTKTHGRAFGQQALEAGAAFVVTDLAHPGSVQVEKPERALVAVGRALRDRFDGLVLAVGGSSGKTTAKECLAQGLGWPAPEGNLNNAPGLTRFFFHLEESEGCVVELGIDRLLEMAELTYLARPDFAVLTSLGVEHLEGLGNLENVIREESWLLRVSPLRLTSTQAAELVQLPGLKTYGIGAGDFRAEAVEMNLETARFRFEGHPVTLPYPGVGPVMGALAALAATRMLDKPLGETIERLAELKLPSGRMQRLRLGGVDFIHDAYNSNPLSFRAGMEFLQTQPGRKWLVLGRMAELGEEALKHHLEAAELAASISPHLVFIGQFAPQQAALVGGTAVETLEEATDYLAKQVRPGDLVYLKASRSVGLERLLELWPREEA; this is encoded by the coding sequence ATGGTGGGAATCAAAGCGGACAAAGAACTAAGACCCGACTGGGTAGCCAGCCTGACGGGCGGGAAATTGCATGAAGGGGCCGCTGTGGCCCATGACCTGCACTGGGACTCGAGGCAGGTAGCACCCGGGGTGGCCTTTTTTGCCCTACCGGGAACCAAGACCCATGGACGCGCCTTCGGCCAACAGGCCCTAGAGGCCGGGGCGGCTTTTGTGGTCACCGACCTGGCCCACCCCGGCAGCGTGCAGGTCGAGAAGCCCGAACGGGCTTTGGTGGCCGTAGGGCGGGCCTTGCGCGACCGCTTCGACGGGCTGGTGCTGGCGGTAGGGGGCAGTTCGGGCAAAACCACGGCCAAGGAGTGTCTAGCCCAGGGCTTAGGCTGGCCGGCCCCCGAGGGCAACCTCAACAACGCCCCCGGCCTGACCCGGTTTTTCTTTCACTTGGAAGAGAGCGAGGGCTGTGTGGTGGAGCTCGGCATAGACCGGCTGTTGGAGATGGCCGAGCTGACCTACCTGGCCCGGCCCGACTTTGCCGTGCTCACGAGCCTGGGGGTGGAGCACCTGGAAGGGCTGGGGAACCTCGAGAACGTAATCCGCGAGGAAAGCTGGCTCTTGCGGGTGAGCCCGCTGCGCCTGACCAGCACCCAGGCCGCCGAGCTGGTGCAGTTACCGGGCCTGAAGACCTACGGCATTGGGGCCGGCGACTTTCGGGCCGAAGCCGTAGAGATGAACCTGGAGACTGCCCGCTTCCGTTTCGAGGGGCACCCCGTGACCCTCCCCTACCCTGGGGTGGGGCCGGTGATGGGGGCCCTGGCCGCCCTGGCTGCAACCCGGATGCTGGACAAGCCCCTGGGCGAGACCATCGAGCGACTGGCCGAGCTCAAACTGCCCTCCGGACGAATGCAGCGGCTTCGGTTGGGTGGGGTGGATTTCATCCACGATGCTTACAACTCGAATCCCCTTTCCTTCCGGGCCGGGATGGAGTTCCTGCAAACCCAGCCGGGACGCAAATGGCTGGTGCTGGGCCGCATGGCCGAGCTAGGCGAGGAGGCCCTGAAGCATCATCTCGAGGCCGCCGAGCTGGCCGCCAGCATCAGCCCCCACCTGGTATTTATCGGGCAATTTGCCCCACAACAGGCCGCCCTGGTAGGGGGCACCGCCGTGGAGACCCTCGAGGAGGCCACCGACTATCTGGCCAAGCAGGTCAGACCCGGCGACCTGGTGTATCTGAAGGCCTCGCGCAGTGTGGGCCTCGAGCGCCTGCTCGAGCTGTGGCCCCGGGAGGAGGCATGA
- a CDS encoding uracil-DNA glycosylase gives MNLELLAAQAQACVACGLSKNRTHVVFGEGNPEARLMIVGEGPGEDEDLQGRPFVGRSGQLLDKILEAAGIPRQSIYITNIVKCRPPGNRVPEPLEAKTCTSLWLLKQIQLIKPQIIIPLGATALEFFAGEKLPITKVRGKFFEWQGIRIFPMFHPAYLLRNPSREAGSPKHLTWQDIQLVKKTLEELGPKQGIEIKTVSQESLF, from the coding sequence ATGAACCTCGAACTCCTCGCCGCCCAAGCGCAAGCCTGCGTGGCCTGTGGTCTGTCCAAAAACCGTACCCATGTGGTATTCGGGGAAGGTAACCCCGAAGCCCGCTTGATGATTGTGGGTGAAGGCCCCGGCGAAGACGAAGACCTGCAAGGACGCCCTTTTGTGGGGCGGAGCGGTCAGCTGCTCGACAAGATTCTCGAGGCTGCCGGCATTCCTCGCCAGAGCATCTATATCACCAACATCGTCAAGTGTCGCCCGCCCGGAAACCGCGTACCCGAGCCTCTCGAGGCCAAAACCTGCACCTCGCTCTGGCTTCTCAAGCAAATCCAGCTCATCAAGCCCCAGATCATCATTCCGCTGGGCGCTACGGCGCTCGAGTTCTTTGCCGGCGAGAAGCTCCCCATCACCAAGGTGCGGGGCAAGTTTTTCGAATGGCAGGGCATCCGCATTTTTCCCATGTTTCACCCGGCCTATCTGCTGCGAAACCCTTCGCGCGAAGCAGGCAGCCCCAAACACCTCACCTGGCAGGACATTCAGTTGGTCAAGAAAACCCTCGAGGAACTCGGCCCCAAGCAAGGAATAGAAATAAAAACCGTGAGCCAAGAATCACTTTTCTAG
- the murD gene encoding UDP-N-acetylmuramoyl-L-alanine--D-glutamate ligase, whose product MRLVYGLGRSGLGVLGYLRRHGLPARFFDDHLKPEEAEQAQALGFELEPDPKPGLYDQVIAAPGVPIQHPRLQALRAGGAEVIGEAELVYRHSKTPLIGITGTAGKTSCTLFTGHFLRALGFKALEGGNIDPPLAGVVDEAEVVAAEMSSFQLERIRHFRPRVAVLLLLGVDHLDRHGSLEAYYAAKLNLIQNLTAQDALVYNAKDPKILAGIEGNPAQRYPFEPVADPRETNLNAALQAALAYAHIVRREQPERVLALEPTPAALEPYRASAPRPEARYEVFARIGDIQFIDDSIATRLDSVRTALEAAPPPVAWVLGGVDKGAPAEELREVVARKVRLILAIGRDGSQLAAPFKNLVEVVEIPEPDGRKALERAVQEALGRLSSGCVLLAPLATSFDQFKDYKERSRVFREVVLGMGGIRG is encoded by the coding sequence ATGAGGCTGGTCTACGGCTTGGGCCGCAGCGGCTTGGGGGTGCTGGGATACCTACGGCGCCACGGCCTGCCGGCCCGTTTCTTTGACGACCACCTCAAGCCCGAAGAAGCGGAGCAGGCCCAGGCGCTGGGGTTTGAACTCGAGCCCGACCCCAAACCCGGCCTCTACGACCAGGTGATCGCCGCCCCGGGCGTCCCCATCCAACACCCCCGGCTCCAGGCCCTACGGGCGGGCGGCGCCGAGGTGATTGGGGAAGCCGAACTGGTCTACCGCCACTCCAAAACCCCGCTCATCGGCATCACCGGCACCGCCGGCAAAACCAGTTGCACCCTGTTCACCGGGCACTTTTTGCGGGCCCTGGGCTTCAAAGCCCTGGAGGGGGGCAACATTGACCCGCCCCTAGCCGGCGTGGTGGACGAGGCCGAGGTGGTGGCCGCCGAGATGAGCAGCTTCCAGCTCGAGCGCATCCGACACTTTCGGCCCCGGGTGGCGGTGCTGCTCTTGCTAGGGGTGGATCACCTCGATCGGCACGGCAGCCTGGAAGCCTACTACGCCGCCAAGCTCAACCTGATTCAAAACCTCACCGCCCAGGATGCTCTGGTTTACAATGCCAAAGATCCAAAAATCCTGGCCGGTATCGAGGGAAACCCAGCCCAGCGCTATCCCTTCGAACCCGTCGCCGACCCCCGCGAGACCAACCTGAACGCTGCCCTGCAGGCCGCTCTGGCCTATGCCCACATCGTCCGGCGCGAACAGCCCGAGCGGGTTCTTGCGCTCGAGCCCACCCCCGCCGCCCTGGAACCCTACCGGGCCTCGGCCCCCCGTCCCGAAGCCCGCTACGAGGTCTTCGCCCGCATCGGTGATATTCAGTTCATCGACGATTCCATCGCCACCCGCCTCGACTCGGTACGAACGGCCCTGGAAGCGGCCCCTCCCCCGGTAGCCTGGGTGCTGGGGGGCGTAGACAAGGGAGCCCCAGCGGAGGAACTGCGCGAGGTGGTGGCCCGCAAGGTCAGGCTGATTCTGGCCATTGGGCGGGATGGCAGTCAACTGGCCGCCCCCTTCAAAAACCTGGTGGAGGTGGTGGAAATCCCCGAGCCCGACGGGCGCAAGGCCCTCGAGCGGGCCGTGCAGGAAGCCCTTGGGCGGCTTTCCTCGGGCTGCGTGCTGCTGGCCCCGCTGGCCACCTCGTTCGATCAGTTCAAGGATTACAAGGAGCGCTCCCGGGTATTCCGGGAAGTGGTGCTGGGTATGGGAGGCATTCGTGGATAG
- the rsmH gene encoding 16S rRNA (cytosine(1402)-N(4))-methyltransferase RsmH encodes MSHTSVLYQEALDWLAVRPGGVYVDATLGGAGHTRGILERGGQVIAFDQDPEAIARVKALGLVNLTLVEANFRELVPELKKRGFPQVDGILADLGVSSFHFDDARRGFSYQQEGPLDMRMGEGTLTAAEVVNTYPEEDIADILYRYGEEPRSRRIARFIVENRPITTTTQLAEIIRRATGYREAGHPARKSFQALRIYVNDELGALEELLRGAEQVLKPGGRLVIISFHSLEDRLVKHFLRDSTRLKALTKKPIIPSESEQRANPRARSAKLRVAERVNGGSV; translated from the coding sequence ATGAGCCACACCTCGGTGCTCTACCAGGAGGCCCTGGACTGGCTGGCGGTTCGGCCCGGCGGGGTATATGTGGACGCCACCCTGGGCGGGGCAGGCCATACCCGGGGCATTTTGGAGCGAGGCGGCCAGGTGATTGCCTTTGACCAAGACCCCGAGGCCATCGCCCGGGTTAAGGCCCTGGGCCTGGTCAACCTGACGCTGGTGGAGGCCAACTTCCGCGAGCTGGTGCCGGAGCTGAAAAAGCGGGGCTTTCCGCAGGTAGATGGCATCCTGGCCGACCTGGGGGTCTCGAGCTTTCATTTCGACGACGCCCGACGGGGCTTCAGCTACCAGCAGGAAGGCCCTCTGGACATGCGGATGGGCGAGGGTACCCTCACGGCCGCCGAGGTGGTCAACACCTACCCCGAAGAAGACATCGCCGACATTCTTTACCGCTACGGTGAAGAGCCACGTTCACGGCGCATCGCCCGCTTTATTGTGGAGAACCGCCCCATCACCACCACCACCCAACTGGCCGAAATTATCCGCCGGGCCACCGGCTACCGCGAGGCCGGACACCCCGCCCGCAAGAGCTTCCAGGCCCTGCGCATCTACGTGAACGACGAGCTAGGTGCGTTGGAGGAATTGCTGCGGGGTGCCGAACAAGTGCTAAAGCCCGGGGGGCGGCTGGTGATTATCAGCTTTCACTCACTCGAGGATCGCCTGGTCAAGCACTTCCTGCGCGACTCCACCCGCTTGAAAGCCCTGACCAAAAAACCCATTATTCCTTCAGAAAGCGAACAACGCGCAAACCCCAGGGCCCGCAGCGCCAAGCTGCGGGTGGCCGAACGGGTGAATGGAGGCAGTGTATGA
- a CDS encoding EamA family transporter, translating into MPLSRVGLLHLLVVYLVWSSTYLAFKIGLLSGFEPFWMGATRFIPAALLLLLYARWRGWSLRLDGVMGKKLAISGGLLWLGGNGLILLATQYVPSGYVALMIATAPIWAATLEGWLDRKRPPGLLILGLLVGLLGILALNVPKLSAGVPTNLLAFVLLLISPLMWAAGTIYTQRQISSLQPEVVSGYQQLFGGLGFLVLSWVMGEQWHSPTLWGWVSNLYLIVFGSLVAYTSYILAVRLLPLSLVTTYAYVNPVIALLLGWAFLQEPLGVWTWIGALLVLLGVGLVFRSRMRPSVQGTP; encoded by the coding sequence ATGCCTCTCTCCCGCGTTGGCTTGCTGCACCTGCTGGTGGTTTACCTGGTCTGGAGCAGTACCTATCTGGCCTTTAAGATCGGCCTGCTTAGCGGCTTTGAACCGTTCTGGATGGGGGCTACGCGCTTTATACCGGCAGCTTTGCTTTTGCTGCTCTACGCCCGCTGGCGCGGCTGGTCGCTAAGGCTGGACGGGGTCATGGGGAAAAAACTGGCCATCTCCGGAGGCCTGCTGTGGCTTGGAGGTAACGGACTCATCCTGTTGGCAACCCAGTACGTACCCTCTGGCTATGTGGCCCTGATGATCGCCACCGCCCCCATCTGGGCAGCAACCCTGGAAGGTTGGCTGGATCGAAAACGCCCACCGGGCCTACTGATACTGGGTCTTTTGGTCGGGTTGCTAGGTATTCTGGCTCTAAATGTGCCCAAGCTGAGTGCCGGGGTGCCTACCAACCTGCTGGCCTTTGTGCTGCTGCTGATCTCACCCTTGATGTGGGCTGCCGGCACCATCTACACCCAGCGCCAGATCTCGAGTTTGCAACCGGAGGTGGTCTCGGGCTATCAGCAGCTTTTTGGGGGCTTGGGTTTCCTGGTGCTCTCTTGGGTAATGGGCGAACAGTGGCACAGTCCCACACTTTGGGGCTGGGTCAGCAACCTATACCTGATTGTTTTTGGCTCTCTGGTTGCTTATACATCGTACATCTTGGCGGTGCGGCTACTTCCCCTAAGCCTGGTGACCACCTATGCCTATGTGAACCCGGTCATTGCGCTGCTGCTGGGCTGGGCTTTCTTGCAGGAACCGCTGGGGGTCTGGACCTGGATAGGAGCTCTCTTGGTACTCTTGGGCGTAGGCCTGGTTTTCCGAAGCCGCATGAGGCCATCGGTTCAGGGCACACCCTAG
- the mraZ gene encoding division/cell wall cluster transcriptional repressor MraZ: protein MPFGEYQYNLDDKGRVVIPQPFRPFIEDGVVITRGLEGCLYMYPLLAWSNIERQLQNVPLIDRDAQELVRFLYSGAHKTQMDNASRVTIPPPLRKFAGLEDTNDAVVVGAPTRLELWSEGRWWASITKFVENPTTPEALRGLIG, encoded by the coding sequence ATGCCCTTCGGTGAATACCAGTATAACCTCGACGACAAAGGGAGGGTTGTAATCCCGCAGCCCTTCCGTCCGTTTATCGAGGATGGGGTGGTGATTACCCGGGGCCTCGAGGGCTGCTTGTACATGTACCCCCTGCTGGCCTGGAGCAACATCGAACGGCAACTGCAAAACGTGCCCCTGATCGACCGGGATGCCCAGGAGCTGGTGCGTTTTTTGTATTCCGGCGCTCACAAAACCCAGATGGACAACGCCTCGAGGGTGACCATCCCTCCCCCCCTGCGCAAATTTGCCGGCCTCGAGGACACCAACGATGCGGTGGTGGTGGGCGCGCCCACCCGGTTGGAGCTATGGAGCGAAGGCCGCTGGTGGGCCAGCATCACCAAGTTTGTGGAGAACCCTACCACCCCCGAAGCCCTGCGCGGCCTGATTGGATGA
- a CDS encoding penicillin-binding protein 2 — protein MNHLGTSEQATLNRGWVVLLAFAAFLLALGYGFYVLWHNAPTLSLRPSSRLETPPLRGSLEAADGTPLALSTPEEARLYPLGLSATQLLGFGERSSGKGLSGLEFDLEPLLSQGQSLRLTIDPQVQAIAEQALWKGLGAAKADWGSAVVIESKTGRLLAVANGPAFDPTAPRRSSEQDPSWRNHAFVYALEPGSTIKPLTAAVLLEENMARLDTKVYAPMSRRVAGWTINDVVKHPETLTLGEVLKYSSNVGITTLAERIPRQTLYNFFQKMHFMDAALLPPLSYQPRIAVQVAAPQVRPLKRWGPAEYANATFGQGFLITPLHLATAYNILANDGVYRQPILFEGNTSQSAVVFRPQVAREIRRALTEGIAEKAKLPGYVLGGKTGTAQVVVNGRYSSSVYAALFAGFIPANTPRVTVVVTLFHPKGNLIHGSQVAAPIYREIAARLFALWGVPPLLDSSSGKGTLVNR, from the coding sequence TTGAACCACCTGGGCACAAGTGAGCAGGCCACCCTAAACCGGGGTTGGGTGGTGTTGCTGGCCTTTGCTGCTTTTTTGTTGGCGCTGGGGTACGGGTTTTACGTACTCTGGCACAACGCTCCAACCCTTTCGTTGCGACCCTCGAGCCGACTGGAAACCCCTCCCCTGCGCGGCAGTCTGGAAGCTGCCGACGGCACCCCGCTGGCCCTGAGTACCCCCGAAGAGGCCCGCCTGTACCCGCTGGGGCTTTCGGCCACTCAGCTCTTGGGATTTGGCGAACGCAGCAGCGGCAAAGGGCTATCGGGTCTCGAGTTCGACCTCGAGCCCCTCCTTTCCCAGGGGCAAAGCCTGCGCCTGACCATCGACCCCCAGGTTCAGGCCATTGCCGAGCAAGCCCTGTGGAAAGGCTTAGGGGCCGCCAAGGCCGACTGGGGCAGCGCGGTGGTGATAGAAAGCAAAACCGGGCGGCTCCTGGCGGTAGCCAACGGCCCGGCCTTCGACCCCACCGCGCCCCGGCGCAGCAGTGAGCAAGACCCCTCCTGGCGCAACCACGCCTTCGTATACGCGCTGGAGCCTGGTTCAACCATCAAACCCCTCACCGCTGCCGTCTTGCTGGAAGAAAATATGGCCCGGCTGGACACCAAGGTGTATGCCCCCATGAGCCGCCGCGTTGCAGGTTGGACGATCAATGATGTGGTCAAGCACCCCGAGACCCTCACCCTAGGCGAGGTGCTCAAGTACTCGTCCAACGTGGGCATCACCACCCTGGCCGAGCGCATCCCGCGGCAGACTCTATACAACTTCTTCCAAAAGATGCACTTCATGGATGCCGCGCTTCTGCCACCTTTGTCCTACCAGCCCCGGATTGCCGTGCAGGTCGCGGCCCCGCAGGTGCGCCCACTGAAGCGCTGGGGGCCTGCCGAATACGCCAACGCCACCTTCGGTCAGGGTTTCCTGATTACGCCGCTGCACCTGGCCACGGCCTACAACATCCTGGCGAACGACGGGGTCTACCGCCAGCCCATCTTGTTCGAGGGCAACACCTCCCAAAGCGCGGTGGTTTTTAGGCCCCAGGTGGCCCGCGAGATTCGCAGAGCCCTGACCGAGGGCATCGCCGAAAAGGCCAAACTGCCTGGCTATGTCCTGGGGGGCAAAACCGGCACAGCGCAGGTGGTGGTAAATGGGCGGTACAGCAGCAGTGTGTATGCGGCGCTGTTCGCCGGTTTCATTCCGGCCAACACCCCCCGTGTGACGGTGGTGGTCACCCTCTTCCACCCCAAAGGCAACCTTATCCATGGCTCCCAGGTGGCGGCCCCCATCTACCGCGAGATTGCGGCCCGGCTCTTCGCCTTGTGGGGGGTTCCCCCCCTGTTGGACTCCTCATCCGGCAAGGGTACACTGGTCAACCGATGA
- a CDS encoding GatB/YqeY domain-containing protein gives MSTGIYDAIKKEIVEAMKRGDTASRDFARVVKAEFDRKGDGRPLPDSEAVKILKALRVTAEENQNAFEMAFLDKYLPQEMSEGEIEAWIRANVDFSKLKSPMAAIGIVTKALGPAAPGDRVKKVVERMVQG, from the coding sequence ATGAGCACCGGTATCTACGACGCCATCAAAAAGGAAATTGTTGAGGCCATGAAGCGGGGCGACACCGCCAGTCGCGACTTTGCCCGGGTAGTTAAGGCCGAGTTCGACCGCAAGGGGGATGGCCGACCTTTGCCCGATAGCGAGGCGGTCAAAATTCTTAAGGCCCTGCGGGTCACGGCCGAGGAAAACCAGAATGCTTTCGAGATGGCCTTTTTGGACAAATACCTGCCCCAGGAGATGAGCGAAGGCGAAATAGAAGCCTGGATACGGGCCAATGTGGACTTTTCCAAGCTTAAGTCCCCCATGGCGGCTATCGGCATCGTGACCAAGGCCCTGGGGCCGGCAGCGCCGGGGGATCGGGTTAAGAAGGTTGTGGAACGGATGGTGCAGGGCTAA
- a CDS encoding phospho-N-acetylmuramoyl-pentapeptide-transferase has product MNTLAAATLLSWFLVGLWIGLMQSLRLGKQVRADGPQSHLAKMGTPSMGGVAFLLAAALVYGLSGGDRWAGLWLLVLGMALLGLADDLAGSLRRPLKAREKLVVQGLMSLVFAIWAARQVRYTPYPVLDVLLFALVIIAACNAFNFTDGVDGLLASVTAVMLLPFAGLPTAQATTGALLGFLWYNAPKATVFMGDTGSMALGALVAGLFILEGKLWWLPLVALIPVLEVLSVVIQVSYFRRTGKRFFKMSPLHHHFELSGWPEGKVVFRFVVVTALCTALAAHLWGGGG; this is encoded by the coding sequence ATGAACACCCTTGCGGCTGCCACCCTCCTGAGCTGGTTCCTGGTGGGGCTCTGGATTGGCCTGATGCAGTCCTTGCGGCTCGGCAAACAGGTACGGGCCGACGGGCCCCAGAGCCACTTGGCCAAGATGGGCACCCCCAGCATGGGCGGGGTGGCCTTTTTGCTGGCCGCGGCCCTGGTGTACGGGCTTTCGGGGGGCGATAGGTGGGCCGGGCTCTGGCTCCTGGTGCTGGGCATGGCCCTCCTGGGCCTGGCCGACGATCTGGCCGGCTCGCTGCGCCGACCCCTCAAAGCCCGCGAGAAGCTGGTAGTACAGGGGCTGATGAGCCTGGTTTTTGCCATCTGGGCCGCCCGACAGGTGCGGTACACACCGTATCCCGTACTGGACGTGCTGCTTTTTGCCCTGGTGATTATCGCCGCCTGCAATGCCTTCAACTTCACCGATGGGGTGGACGGGCTATTGGCCAGCGTAACAGCGGTCATGCTACTCCCCTTTGCCGGACTTCCCACCGCCCAGGCCACGACGGGCGCTTTGCTGGGCTTTTTGTGGTACAACGCCCCCAAGGCCACGGTCTTCATGGGCGACACCGGCAGCATGGCCCTGGGGGCGCTGGTGGCCGGGCTGTTTATCCTGGAAGGCAAGCTCTGGTGGCTGCCCCTGGTGGCCCTGATTCCGGTGCTGGAAGTGCTCTCGGTGGTGATCCAGGTCAGCTACTTCCGCCGCACCGGCAAGCGCTTCTTCAAGATGAGCCCCCTGCACCACCACTTCGAGCTTTCGGGCTGGCCCGAGGGCAAGGTGGTCTTCCGCTTTGTGGTGGTCACGGCGCTTTGCACCGCGCTGGCAGCACATCTGTGGGGAGGTGGCGGATGA